The Atribacterota bacterium genome contains a region encoding:
- a CDS encoding NifU family protein: MRDKVEKALEKVRGYLRFEGGDVELVDIVDGVVKVRLKGMCGACPMSMITLKDGIERVVKEEVPEVKSVEQVFSP; this comes from the coding sequence ATGCGAGACAAAGTTGAAAAAGCTCTGGAGAAGGTCAGGGGTTATCTACGGTTTGAAGGTGGCGATGTCGAACTTGTGGATATCGTCGACGGGGTGGTGAAAGTTCGATTGAAAGGAATGTGTGGCGCCTGCCCTATGTCGATGATTACCCTGAAAGATGGAATTGAAAGGGTAGTGAAAGAGGAAGTTCCCGAAGTAAAATCAGTCGAGCAGGTCTTTTCACCCTAA